One Calditrichota bacterium DNA segment encodes these proteins:
- the galT gene encoding galactose-1-phosphate uridylyltransferase: MSEFRHNLITNEWVVVATERAKRPHDFVGKKAGSPLPDYSETCPFCPGNEKNTPVAVYRYPVEGDWRVRVVPNKFAALKPTESLEREQVGRYLKFGGFGYAEVVVETPRHNQSLGTLSVDEVYQVMLAYKARYDILSADERIDLVTIFRNHGVRAGTSLEHPHSQIIATPLVPLRVRNQLEEAQRYSANLGSCVFCDILKEEKKDGRRLVLESEHFVAYEPFASRSPFETWILPRRHQSVFGAIHLNELHDMAKIVRDVLYKIHNGLENPDYNLILQSAPTREDDVDYYHWYIRIIPRLTTPAGFEMGTGIYITTAYPEETAEFLRKVKVPQ; this comes from the coding sequence ATGTCTGAATTCAGACACAATTTAATTACCAATGAGTGGGTGGTTGTTGCAACAGAACGAGCCAAGCGTCCACACGATTTCGTTGGGAAAAAGGCCGGTTCCCCCCTGCCGGACTACAGCGAAACCTGTCCCTTTTGTCCGGGAAATGAAAAAAATACGCCGGTTGCCGTTTACCGCTATCCTGTGGAGGGGGACTGGCGGGTTCGGGTCGTTCCCAACAAATTTGCAGCCCTTAAACCAACGGAGAGCCTCGAACGGGAACAGGTGGGCCGATACCTGAAATTTGGCGGATTTGGGTATGCGGAGGTTGTGGTTGAAACGCCCCGTCACAACCAGTCCCTTGGGACGCTCTCTGTTGACGAAGTGTACCAGGTTATGTTGGCGTACAAGGCCCGCTACGACATCCTTTCAGCAGACGAGCGCATTGATCTGGTCACGATTTTTCGAAATCACGGCGTGCGCGCCGGTACATCGCTGGAACACCCGCATTCACAAATTATTGCCACCCCGTTGGTTCCTTTGCGGGTACGGAATCAGCTGGAAGAAGCCCAGCGCTATTCGGCCAATTTGGGAAGCTGCGTTTTTTGCGACATCCTGAAAGAAGAAAAAAAGGACGGCCGGCGGTTGGTTCTGGAAAGCGAACATTTTGTGGCATATGAGCCCTTTGCCTCCCGCTCGCCCTTTGAAACCTGGATTTTGCCCCGGCGCCATCAATCGGTTTTTGGGGCCATTCATCTGAATGAGCTGCACGATATGGCGAAAATTGTCCGGGATGTTTTGTACAAAATTCACAACGGACTGGAAAATCCGGATTACAATTTGATTTTGCAGTCGGCCCCGACACGGGAAGATGATGTGGATTATTACCACTGGTACATCCGGATTATTCCGCGTCTGACGACCCCTGCAGGCTTTGAAATGGGCACCGGAATCTACATCACAACCGCCTACCCGGAAGAAACAGCGGAGTTTTTGCGAAAGGTGAAGGTACCGCAATAG
- a CDS encoding DUF1614 domain-containing protein has product MFFAPFIILVLLIYFLILIGLIVFVEVGAIAYVFDKIGVAEGYVFSLLFLTLIGSFINIPIKRIQSGELEPSGQVVQFWGYRFVIPAAPRPRETLLAINVGGALIPSLLALYLMVAHPGLLFKDLMAIAIVVLVVHRFARPVRGVGITTPAFLPPLIAASCALILAPAHSPIVAYVSGTLGTLIGADLLNLKKISELGAPVASIGGAGTFDGVFLTGIIAVLLATW; this is encoded by the coding sequence ATGTTTTTTGCCCCGTTTATTATTTTGGTTTTGTTGATTTATTTTCTAATCCTCATCGGTCTGATTGTGTTTGTGGAAGTTGGAGCAATTGCTTACGTATTCGATAAAATAGGAGTTGCCGAGGGGTATGTTTTTTCGCTTCTTTTCCTGACGCTCATCGGAAGTTTTATTAACATCCCGATTAAACGCATTCAGTCAGGAGAGTTGGAGCCGTCCGGGCAGGTGGTGCAGTTCTGGGGGTACCGTTTTGTCATTCCGGCTGCTCCCCGCCCGCGCGAAACCCTGTTGGCGATTAACGTAGGAGGGGCACTCATTCCATCCCTTCTGGCGCTTTATTTGATGGTGGCTCATCCGGGACTGCTTTTTAAAGATTTAATGGCCATTGCCATTGTTGTGCTGGTTGTTCACCGATTTGCACGGCCGGTTCGGGGCGTGGGCATTACAACGCCGGCCTTTCTTCCGCCGCTAATTGCCGCGTCGTGCGCCCTTATTCTGGCCCCTGCCCACAGTCCCATTGTGGCTTACGTTTCCGGAACACTGGGAACGCTTATTGGAGCCGATTTATTGAATCTGAAAAAGATTTCCGAACTGGGTGCACCGGTTGCATCTATCGGCGGTGCCGGTACGTTTGACGGTGTTTTCCTGACGGGAATTATCGCTGTGCTTCTGGCTACCTGGTAG
- a CDS encoding ATP-binding cassette domain-containing protein: MTVKTNSRSGNGLFTFRDVFLEKQRVPILRNISLSIQAGDFAVLLGPSGAGKTSFLRLFNLLELPTRGEIFFKGENLLRFYPPELRQRVVMVMQKPMVFEGSVRDNLTIGLTIRKRPVPDQPVLEAVLRKCNLSPDILPTKAKTLSGGEQQRLSLARALLLEPEVLLLDEPTASLDVESEKRLIDIIVEENQSAGRTVVCVTHSLPLIQAASKLIFLDQGQIAAVRQSASNEEIRSFMKEALDGKENN; this comes from the coding sequence ATGACTGTAAAAACCAACAGTCGCTCCGGAAATGGATTGTTTACCTTTCGGGATGTTTTTTTGGAAAAACAGCGTGTCCCCATTCTTCGAAATATTTCCCTCTCAATTCAAGCCGGTGATTTTGCCGTTCTTCTGGGGCCTTCCGGTGCCGGGAAAACCTCTTTTTTGCGGTTGTTCAATCTTTTGGAGCTCCCCACCCGCGGAGAAATTTTTTTCAAAGGAGAAAATCTACTCCGTTTTTACCCGCCGGAGCTGCGCCAGCGCGTGGTGATGGTGATGCAAAAACCGATGGTTTTCGAAGGTTCCGTCCGGGATAATCTGACCATCGGGTTGACGATTCGTAAACGGCCTGTACCCGATCAGCCGGTGCTGGAGGCTGTTCTTCGGAAATGCAATCTCTCCCCGGATATCCTGCCGACAAAAGCCAAAACGCTCTCCGGTGGGGAACAGCAGCGGCTTTCTCTGGCACGGGCGCTGCTTTTGGAACCGGAAGTCCTTTTGTTGGATGAACCCACGGCCTCCCTGGACGTGGAATCGGAGAAACGATTGATTGATATCATTGTAGAGGAAAATCAGTCCGCGGGGCGGACCGTGGTTTGCGTTACACACTCTCTTCCATTGATCCAGGCCGCTTCGAAATTGATTTTTCTGGATCAGGGACAAATCGCTGCTGTTCGTCAGTCGGCCTCAAACGAGGAAATTCGGTCTTTTATGAAAGAGGCACTGGATGGAAAAGAAAATAATTGA
- the fetB gene encoding iron export ABC transporter permease subunit FetB produces the protein MEKKIIDLTLLQLLFTYTLVVFVFAIAAIRRLKLGKDIFVSAARMTVQLLILGLVLKFVFAIQSWILVLLIFIWMVFWAAQSVIQRTGIRFKGMYKIVFLSLLVGGGSVTLFFVLGIVHPDPWYDPRYFIPLAGMIMGNSMNGSALALERFYSDVKQNRLRIETLLSLGATSSESSGDAFQKGFRAALLPPLMAMSSMGIVSIPGMMTGQILSGTPPMIAVKYQIAIMTAILGTVALNALLILHFERKLLFNKYHQLQID, from the coding sequence ATGGAAAAGAAAATAATTGACCTGACCCTGTTACAGCTTCTCTTCACCTACACCCTGGTTGTGTTCGTGTTTGCCATCGCGGCCATTCGACGCTTGAAATTAGGCAAGGATATTTTTGTTTCGGCTGCCAGAATGACCGTTCAGCTCCTAATTTTGGGATTGGTTTTGAAGTTTGTGTTTGCCATCCAATCCTGGATTTTGGTCCTTTTGATCTTCATCTGGATGGTTTTCTGGGCGGCTCAGTCGGTGATCCAGCGGACGGGAATTCGTTTCAAAGGAATGTACAAAATAGTCTTTTTGTCGCTCCTGGTAGGCGGCGGAAGTGTAACCCTTTTCTTTGTGTTGGGTATTGTGCACCCCGATCCCTGGTACGATCCCCGCTATTTTATCCCATTAGCGGGGATGATTATGGGCAATTCGATGAACGGCAGTGCCCTGGCGTTGGAGCGATTCTACAGCGATGTCAAACAAAACCGCTTGCGAATCGAAACCCTGCTTTCTCTTGGGGCAACGTCTTCAGAGTCCTCCGGGGATGCATTCCAAAAGGGTTTTCGTGCGGCTCTTTTGCCCCCTCTGATGGCCATGAGCAGCATGGGAATTGTCAGTATTCCCGGCATGATGACCGGCCAGATTCTCTCCGGTACCCCTCCCATGATTGCTGTGAAATATCAAATCGCCATTATGACGGCCATTTTGGGAACAGTGGCCTTAAATGCTCTGTTGATTCTCCACTTTGAGCGAAAACTTCTGTTTAACAAATATCACCAGCTTCAGATAGATTAA
- a CDS encoding sodium:solute symporter family protein: MIWIDYTIIAVFLVGIFYAGSYFYKWVGTPDDFYVAGRQITPFLLAATITATNVNLYSFVGQAGVAYKHGISILWQTWTGNMALVFSGLFVIPILRRLKVRTVPEFLEMRYNKGVRSLVGVLWIFRLAFWLGVVLYTAVVAAQAITGVQSFTFWVIVFSVIAIIYTSLGGMWSVALTDALQFILMLLGALILLPLAMKAVGWMPGLLAKAPPHHLDLVVKDGPYNWQFMLAILILGIEWASVDQGLMQRAFGARDTKTVAKGLVLAGIITTPFALLWNLPGLAATVLYPNLSNADSAVPVMIHGLLPPIILGIVVCGLLASQMSTIDSNLNGVATLYTNDIYTSLFNRKATQKEILRTVRWMTMVTGLFMIGFSYLVPKLGGAVSAYLTVIAIMDMPLFIIAIFYGLLWKRASSWGAIGGYLTGALAGGIAKFGYGLDFNNATFISAGAALIATPIFSWLTQPVSAEKISRIWTARKISQEEIEKKAIYHIWPVTLGGKLSLLILLAGLLLFLSGALMGSRALPLASTVAVSGMLIYFLGGFVRIFFD, from the coding sequence GTGATTTGGATTGATTACACGATTATTGCGGTTTTCTTGGTTGGTATTTTTTACGCCGGAAGTTATTTTTACAAATGGGTGGGAACACCGGACGATTTCTACGTAGCCGGGCGACAAATTACCCCGTTTCTCCTGGCAGCAACGATTACGGCCACCAATGTGAATTTGTACAGCTTTGTGGGACAGGCGGGCGTGGCCTATAAACACGGAATTTCCATTCTGTGGCAAACCTGGACGGGCAACATGGCGCTGGTTTTTTCCGGCCTGTTTGTGATTCCGATTTTGCGGCGTTTAAAAGTTCGGACGGTACCGGAATTTTTGGAAATGCGTTATAATAAGGGCGTGCGTTCCCTGGTGGGGGTGCTCTGGATTTTTCGTCTGGCGTTTTGGCTGGGAGTTGTGTTGTACACGGCGGTTGTTGCCGCTCAGGCAATTACAGGCGTGCAGTCCTTTACCTTCTGGGTAATTGTTTTTTCGGTGATTGCCATCATTTACACCTCCCTGGGCGGGATGTGGTCGGTGGCTCTGACCGATGCCTTGCAATTTATTTTGATGCTCTTGGGGGCGCTTATTTTGCTTCCCCTGGCTATGAAAGCCGTGGGCTGGATGCCCGGACTTCTGGCAAAGGCTCCTCCCCATCATCTGGACCTGGTCGTGAAAGACGGCCCCTACAATTGGCAGTTTATGCTGGCCATTTTAATTTTGGGAATCGAGTGGGCCTCGGTGGATCAGGGCCTGATGCAACGCGCTTTTGGCGCCCGTGACACCAAAACCGTTGCGAAGGGGTTGGTTCTGGCCGGTATCATTACCACCCCGTTTGCCCTGCTGTGGAATTTACCCGGGCTGGCCGCAACCGTTTTGTACCCGAATCTCTCCAATGCCGATTCCGCCGTGCCCGTTATGATTCACGGACTTTTGCCTCCGATTATTCTGGGAATTGTGGTGTGCGGGCTCCTGGCTTCACAGATGTCCACCATCGATTCCAATTTGAACGGCGTGGCGACGCTGTACACAAACGATATTTACACCAGTCTGTTCAACCGCAAAGCCACACAAAAAGAAATCCTTCGTACCGTCCGTTGGATGACGATGGTCACCGGACTTTTTATGATCGGATTTTCGTACCTGGTGCCCAAATTGGGCGGCGCGGTTTCGGCCTATTTAACCGTCATTGCCATCATGGACATGCCGCTGTTTATTATTGCCATTTTTTACGGATTGCTCTGGAAGCGGGCGTCCAGTTGGGGGGCAATTGGCGGATATTTGACCGGCGCCCTGGCCGGAGGAATCGCCAAATTCGGCTACGGATTGGATTTTAATAACGCCACGTTTATCAGTGCGGGGGCCGCCCTGATTGCAACGCCTATTTTTAGCTGGCTGACCCAGCCGGTGAGTGCGGAGAAAATTAGCCGGATTTGGACGGCCCGTAAGATTTCGCAGGAAGAAATCGAAAAAAAGGCCATTTACCACATCTGGCCGGTAACCCTGGGAGGAAAGCTGAGTCTTTTGATCTTACTTGCAGGATTGTTGCTATTCCTGTCCGGTGCCCTGATGGGCAGCCGGGCCTTGCCGCTTGCCAGTACGGTGGCTGTAAGCGGTATGCTGATTTATTTTTTGGGGGGATTTGTGAGGATTTTCTTCGATTAA
- a CDS encoding ROK family transcriptional regulator: protein MKDLRIQSGNLNRVSLKRRIRKNIILNALRSNGALSLTELSRRTGFNVPTVTNLVQELEDEDYILREKGEASTPGRPPQRIRINTTARYVVGADLGRFNTNIILVDLSQNIIYEKLFHTFDLHDPAVINQVVKEINRAIEESGVEKNRVLGIGLAIPGLVNCKLGKSYTFLNFEEKPIREIFEEKLDLPVFVENDARAMALGELWFGLARDKKNALCLNLGWGIGLGIISNGLIYYGHDGFAGEFGHITIKEDGPLCQCGKYGCLESLASGRAIAEQARKWVRAGKKTKLADLIDGKAEQINAERVVKAAQMGDQLSIEIIEQAGRYIGQGLAILINLFNPEIVILGGRVSRAGRFLLNPIQTEATKRALPHISERAEIVVSKLGYLSGALGATTLVKKEIFQTNHIDVSSFV from the coding sequence ATGAAAGACCTGCGCATTCAATCCGGGAATTTAAATCGTGTTTCCCTGAAACGCCGGATTCGGAAGAACATTATTCTGAATGCCCTGCGTTCAAACGGGGCGCTTTCGCTGACGGAATTGAGTCGGAGAACGGGCTTTAATGTGCCTACGGTGACCAATCTGGTTCAGGAGCTGGAGGATGAGGATTACATCCTTCGGGAAAAGGGGGAGGCGTCCACTCCCGGTCGCCCTCCTCAGCGCATTCGAATCAACACAACCGCGCGGTACGTGGTGGGAGCGGATCTGGGGCGGTTCAACACCAATATTATTCTTGTGGATTTGAGCCAGAATATCATTTACGAAAAGCTTTTCCACACATTTGATCTGCATGATCCGGCGGTCATTAATCAGGTGGTGAAAGAAATCAATCGCGCCATTGAGGAAAGCGGGGTTGAAAAAAATCGGGTTTTGGGGATTGGACTGGCCATTCCGGGATTGGTGAATTGCAAACTGGGGAAAAGCTACACCTTTCTCAATTTTGAGGAAAAACCGATTCGCGAGATTTTTGAGGAAAAATTGGATTTGCCGGTTTTTGTTGAGAATGATGCCCGCGCCATGGCTCTGGGAGAGCTCTGGTTCGGGTTGGCCCGGGACAAAAAGAATGCATTGTGCCTGAATCTCGGCTGGGGGATCGGACTGGGCATTATTAGCAATGGCCTGATCTACTATGGACATGATGGGTTTGCGGGGGAATTCGGGCATATAACGATTAAGGAGGACGGCCCGCTTTGCCAGTGCGGGAAGTACGGGTGTCTGGAGAGTCTGGCATCCGGGCGCGCTATTGCGGAACAGGCCCGAAAATGGGTTCGTGCCGGGAAAAAGACCAAACTGGCCGATTTGATTGATGGAAAAGCCGAGCAGATTAATGCGGAACGGGTCGTAAAAGCCGCTCAGATGGGGGATCAGCTTTCGATTGAAATTATTGAGCAAGCCGGGCGCTACATTGGGCAGGGCCTGGCCATTTTGATTAATCTCTTTAATCCGGAAATTGTTATTTTGGGGGGACGTGTGTCACGGGCCGGACGCTTCCTGCTTAATCCCATTCAAACAGAAGCCACGAAACGGGCCCTGCCGCACATCAGCGAGCGCGCGGAAATTGTGGTTTCGAAATTGGGCTATTTGTCCGGGGCGTTGGGAGCCACGACCCTCGTGAAAAAGGAAATTTTCCAGACGAATCATATTGACGTGAGTTCATTCGTATAA
- a CDS encoding GHMP kinase yields MPRELVVSAPGRICLFGEHQDYLELPVITSAINLRIEIKGKPIPEKTVRFSLPDIQSEERFNIQANIPYNQERDYFKSVVNVLQREGLSLEQGFNCVVRGNIPINSGTSSSSALVVAWVKFLLEAVNHHRKNDAVYIAQLAHKAEVVEFNEPGGMMDHFATSLGGVLFLDFRSPQPVQRLTASLGKFVLGDSKESKDTKGILARVKNGMLSILKTYPNHIPYEKLPELSIEDVAGLRSKLSAEQFDLLRGFLENKEITFKALHALKRPLLDHSEFGRLLNRHQAVLRDVLKISTPKIDRMLEAALKAGALGGKINGSGGGGCMFAYAPDNPEAVAEAIREAGGIPYIVDVDEGVRSERIQN; encoded by the coding sequence ATGCCAAGGGAATTAGTGGTTTCTGCACCGGGACGGATCTGTTTGTTTGGGGAACATCAGGATTATCTGGAATTGCCTGTTATTACAAGCGCGATTAATTTGCGCATTGAAATAAAAGGAAAGCCGATTCCTGAAAAGACGGTTCGTTTTTCTCTTCCCGATATCCAATCGGAAGAGCGTTTTAACATTCAGGCCAATATTCCGTACAATCAGGAACGGGATTATTTTAAGAGCGTGGTGAATGTTCTTCAAAGAGAAGGCCTCTCACTTGAGCAGGGATTTAACTGCGTCGTCCGGGGAAATATTCCGATTAATTCCGGCACGTCCAGCTCATCCGCTCTGGTTGTAGCCTGGGTTAAATTTCTGCTGGAAGCCGTTAACCATCACCGAAAAAATGATGCCGTTTACATTGCCCAACTGGCTCATAAAGCAGAGGTGGTGGAATTTAACGAACCGGGCGGGATGATGGATCATTTTGCCACCAGTTTGGGCGGGGTGCTTTTTCTGGATTTTCGTTCGCCCCAACCGGTTCAAAGGCTTACAGCCAGCCTGGGGAAATTTGTTCTGGGGGATTCCAAAGAGTCTAAGGACACGAAAGGAATTTTGGCGCGTGTCAAGAACGGCATGCTTTCCATCTTAAAAACGTATCCCAACCACATTCCTTACGAAAAATTGCCTGAGCTTTCAATCGAAGATGTGGCGGGGCTTCGGTCCAAACTTTCTGCAGAGCAATTTGATTTGTTACGTGGATTTTTGGAGAATAAGGAAATTACGTTCAAGGCGCTTCACGCCTTGAAACGACCCCTTCTGGATCATTCGGAATTCGGGCGTTTGCTCAACCGGCATCAGGCCGTTTTGCGGGATGTTTTAAAGATCTCTACGCCCAAAATCGATCGCATGCTGGAAGCTGCCCTAAAAGCGGGTGCGTTGGGAGGAAAAATCAATGGTTCCGGCGGCGGCGGGTGCATGTTTGCCTACGCCCCTGACAATCCGGAAGCCGTGGCAGAGGCCATTCGGGAAGCCGGCGGCATCCCTTACATTGTGGATGTGGATGAAGGCGTGCGGAGCGAAAGAATCCAAAATTGA
- a CDS encoding GNAT family N-acetyltransferase, whose amino-acid sequence MREILRPARNHREWLEALDLWDLVFKNTPRDYFERRLLFDPHVEYKHTQLLWADGVLASSVQVTPRKMVVNGREIPFGGIANVATHPDFRKRGYSSRVLKQAIEKMKAWSLPLSLLFTDINPFYERVGFVTLEREAFTAEIQTRPRMNEEIRVFDYYRDLEPVKEIYRHFSSGWNGPMVRDDVYWKSHFSIVNEDPRFFLVRIKNHSVQAYVRASVGNDIVDIHEFGASEKAPEALDIFAQELLIRANRPKVRVNAPFGAWFEEMSHFKVERKPDTESMVSILNPEYFGFSGQSQEDMVRKLFPKEKIVYWPTDSF is encoded by the coding sequence ATGAGAGAGATTTTAAGACCGGCAAGAAATCACCGGGAGTGGCTGGAAGCACTGGATTTGTGGGATTTGGTTTTCAAAAATACGCCGAGGGATTATTTTGAGCGCCGTCTTCTTTTTGATCCCCACGTGGAATACAAGCACACCCAACTCCTGTGGGCGGACGGTGTCCTGGCCAGCAGTGTCCAGGTTACTCCCCGGAAAATGGTCGTGAATGGCCGGGAAATTCCGTTTGGCGGGATTGCCAACGTGGCTACGCATCCCGATTTTCGGAAGCGGGGATATTCCTCACGCGTATTAAAGCAGGCGATCGAAAAAATGAAGGCGTGGTCCCTGCCGCTGTCCCTTCTTTTTACCGACATCAATCCCTTTTACGAACGGGTGGGATTTGTAACCCTTGAGCGCGAGGCCTTTACAGCGGAAATTCAAACCCGGCCGAGAATGAATGAAGAGATCCGGGTATTCGATTATTATCGGGATTTGGAACCGGTGAAAGAGATTTACCGACACTTTTCATCCGGTTGGAATGGCCCCATGGTGCGGGATGATGTGTATTGGAAGAGCCATTTTAGCATTGTTAATGAAGACCCTCGATTTTTTCTGGTTCGGATAAAAAATCATTCCGTTCAGGCCTATGTGAGGGCTTCGGTCGGTAACGACATCGTGGATATTCACGAATTTGGCGCTTCCGAAAAAGCCCCCGAGGCGCTTGATATTTTTGCGCAGGAGCTCTTGATCCGGGCTAACCGGCCGAAGGTGCGAGTGAATGCCCCTTTTGGAGCCTGGTTTGAAGAAATGTCCCATTTTAAGGTGGAGAGAAAACCGGATACGGAAAGCATGGTAAGCATTTTGAATCCGGAGTATTTTGGATTTTCCGGGCAGTCACAGGAAGACATGGTAAGAAAGCTGTTTCCGAAAGAAAAAATTGTCTATTGGCCGACGGATTCTTTTTAA
- a CDS encoding bifunctional YncE family protein/alkaline phosphatase family protein, translated as MRSVFRNLVLALGIGFLTGTFLAAQSIDFSRVTVGIQPDGTVITPTHQRLTPAGFQVTFPGRPVDLVLGPKEKYLYVKNKSDILIIRINDRAIMQTLPMKKGGNSFVGLLLSKDGKKLYTSDARQRVWEATISKDHILNWSRDFEFEGPKGKGNAVPAGMAFSKDGKSLLVCLSRNNSLGVVNLSDKTYYEIPVGIAPYAVLVHPSGKIYVSNWGGRRPGKGEPTAETSGSRVLVNPATGIANNGTISVVSLKKNKEIKSIRVGLHPCGMAFSHSGNFLFVANANNDTISVIHTQSDSLVEVISVRMRSSLPFGSAPNALAVSPDDRTLYVANGTDNAIAVVALGQNAGVPDSRFFSSRVIGTIPTGWYPGAVITNKRGDFLYVANVKGLGSLNKKTRRLGYNSHDHLGSVSIIPVPNRKQLAKYTERVETNNDLARQIAQLHSDTGGTKLVPVPVHPGEKSVFKHVVYIIKENRTYDQVFGDLFQANGDTNLVMFGRKVTPNHHKLAEQFVLMDNFYCSGVLSADGHQWTDEAYVTDYLEKAFGDFSRSYPYNGDDALAYASSGFIWDQVLKKGLTFRDYGEFVRAEIKPKGNFLEIYDDFVLGTGKFSIRAKANLKPLEPYLCPNYIGFPNTVSDVYRASVFINELKQFEQNGNFPNFIIMLLPNDHTSGTRPGQPTPDAAVADNDLALGKIVEAISHSKFWKNTAIFVTEDDPQAGLDHVDGHRTVGLVISPYTKRGKVISTYYTQISMVRTIEQILGLKPMNQFDLVADPMTDCFTDSADFSPYVSVPNNIPLTEINPQLESLKGEALHWAKESLKLDLEDVDRADENTFNRILWFAAKGPGVPYPADKYAK; from the coding sequence ATGCGATCTGTCTTTCGAAATCTGGTGCTGGCCCTGGGGATTGGCTTTCTTACAGGTACCTTTTTGGCGGCACAATCCATTGATTTCTCCCGTGTAACGGTCGGGATTCAACCCGATGGTACCGTCATCACCCCCACCCATCAGCGGCTCACGCCGGCCGGCTTTCAAGTCACCTTCCCCGGACGGCCGGTGGACCTGGTACTTGGGCCCAAAGAGAAGTATTTGTACGTAAAAAACAAGTCCGATATTCTGATTATTCGAATCAACGATCGGGCTATCATGCAAACTCTTCCCATGAAAAAGGGAGGAAACAGTTTTGTGGGACTCCTGCTCTCCAAAGACGGCAAGAAACTGTACACCTCGGATGCCCGGCAGCGGGTCTGGGAAGCCACGATCTCCAAGGATCACATTTTAAACTGGTCACGGGATTTTGAATTTGAGGGTCCCAAGGGAAAAGGAAATGCTGTTCCGGCCGGAATGGCTTTTTCTAAAGATGGGAAATCCCTGTTGGTTTGCCTGAGTCGAAATAACAGCCTGGGCGTGGTCAATCTCTCAGACAAAACCTACTACGAAATCCCGGTGGGGATTGCTCCCTACGCGGTTCTGGTTCATCCTTCCGGGAAGATCTACGTGTCCAACTGGGGCGGCCGTCGGCCCGGAAAGGGAGAACCCACGGCGGAAACCTCCGGAAGCCGTGTGCTGGTCAATCCGGCGACAGGAATTGCCAACAACGGCACCATTTCTGTGGTCAGTTTGAAAAAAAACAAAGAGATTAAGAGTATTCGCGTGGGCCTTCACCCCTGCGGAATGGCCTTCAGCCACAGTGGGAATTTTCTATTTGTGGCCAATGCCAACAACGACACCATCTCCGTTATTCACACCCAAAGCGACAGTCTGGTCGAAGTCATCTCTGTACGGATGCGAAGTTCCCTGCCCTTTGGGAGTGCCCCAAATGCCCTGGCGGTGTCGCCTGACGACCGAACCCTGTACGTGGCCAACGGAACGGATAATGCCATTGCCGTGGTAGCACTCGGGCAAAACGCCGGCGTTCCGGACAGCCGCTTTTTCTCAAGTCGTGTAATTGGGACCATTCCCACCGGATGGTATCCGGGAGCAGTCATTACAAACAAGCGGGGTGATTTTCTTTACGTGGCCAATGTAAAAGGGCTGGGCTCCCTCAATAAAAAGACCCGCCGATTGGGCTACAATTCTCACGATCATCTGGGATCGGTTTCCATTATTCCGGTTCCCAATCGCAAGCAACTGGCCAAATACACCGAACGTGTTGAAACAAACAACGATCTTGCCCGGCAGATTGCTCAGCTTCATTCCGATACTGGCGGGACTAAACTCGTTCCGGTTCCGGTGCACCCGGGAGAAAAATCCGTCTTCAAACATGTGGTTTACATTATCAAGGAAAACCGTACCTACGATCAGGTTTTCGGCGACCTGTTTCAGGCCAATGGCGACACCAATCTGGTCATGTTTGGGCGGAAGGTCACCCCGAATCACCACAAACTGGCCGAGCAATTCGTTTTAATGGATAATTTTTACTGCAGCGGCGTGCTCAGCGCCGACGGTCACCAGTGGACCGACGAGGCGTACGTAACGGATTACCTGGAAAAGGCGTTTGGCGATTTCTCGCGCAGCTACCCTTACAACGGCGATGACGCCCTCGCCTACGCCAGTTCGGGATTTATCTGGGATCAGGTGCTAAAAAAGGGATTGACCTTTCGCGATTACGGGGAATTTGTCCGTGCCGAGATCAAACCCAAAGGAAATTTTCTGGAGATTTACGACGATTTCGTCCTGGGAACGGGAAAATTTTCCATTCGTGCCAAAGCCAATTTAAAACCCCTGGAACCCTATCTTTGCCCCAATTACATCGGATTTCCCAATACGGTTTCCGACGTTTACCGGGCCAGTGTTTTCATCAACGAGCTCAAACAATTTGAACAAAACGGCAATTTCCCCAATTTTATCATCATGCTGCTGCCCAACGATCACACCTCCGGAACCCGCCCCGGACAGCCGACACCCGATGCGGCCGTGGCTGATAATGATCTGGCTTTGGGGAAAATTGTGGAGGCTATCTCCCACAGCAAATTCTGGAAAAACACGGCCATTTTTGTAACCGAAGACGACCCGCAAGCCGGCCTTGACCACGTAGACGGCCATCGAACCGTCGGGCTGGTCATCAGTCCGTACACCAAACGGGGCAAGGTGATTTCCACTTATTACACGCAGATCAGCATGGTGCGCACAATTGAGCAGATTCTGGGATTGAAACCGATGAATCAGTTCGATCTGGTAGCCGATCCGATGACGGATTGTTTTACCGACTCCGCCGATTTTTCCCCGTACGTCTCTGTGCCAAACAACATTCCGCTGACGGAGATTAATCCGCAATTGGAGAGCCTGAAAGGCGAGGCCCTGCACTGGGCCAAGGAATCCCTGAAACTGGACCTGGAAGATGTGGATCGTGCAGATGAAAACACCTTCAACCGGATCCTGTGGTTTGCAGCAAAAGGCCCCGGCGTGCCGTACCCGGCCGACAAGTATGCGAAATAA